The proteins below are encoded in one region of Candidatus Moraniibacteriota bacterium:
- a CDS encoding glycosyltransferase family 2 protein, whose amino-acid sequence MKQISLVIPAYNEADNIRPMYDALQKSLSSIKDRYEFEILFINDGSKDTTREEVAKLENENTQVKCIDFSRNFGKEIATTAGLNHCTGDACIMIDADLQHPAERIPDFITKWEEGFDVVVGIRKENKSDSWIKKTGSLIFYTLLNKISDIEIIPNTTDFRLLDRAVIDAFNCFTETKRLTRGLIDWLGFRRAYITFDAHERLHGTASYSVWKLTKLALHSFMSLSLFPLKMAGYIGIIITFISFVSGSYIFLGKYFFDWYWALTFSDSEDLAIFIVFLVGILLMSIGLISLYVANIHEEVIKRPLYIVRKNRS is encoded by the coding sequence ATGAAACAAATCTCTCTTGTCATTCCTGCCTATAATGAAGCGGACAATATCCGTCCCATGTATGATGCTCTACAAAAATCTCTCTCGTCTATCAAGGATCGATATGAATTTGAAATTCTTTTTATCAATGACGGAAGTAAAGATACGACGAGGGAAGAGGTAGCGAAGTTAGAGAACGAAAATACTCAAGTGAAATGTATTGATTTCTCACGAAACTTCGGTAAAGAAATAGCAACAACAGCCGGACTCAATCACTGTACCGGTGACGCGTGCATCATGATCGATGCTGATCTCCAGCATCCAGCAGAACGTATCCCTGATTTCATCACGAAATGGGAAGAGGGTTTCGATGTCGTCGTCGGTATACGAAAAGAAAACAAGAGTGATTCTTGGATCAAAAAAACAGGGAGCTTGATATTCTATACTCTCTTGAACAAAATATCTGATATAGAAATCATTCCCAATACAACCGACTTCCGACTCCTCGATCGAGCCGTCATAGATGCATTCAACTGTTTCACTGAAACCAAACGTCTCACCAGGGGTCTCATAGATTGGCTCGGGTTCAGACGCGCATACATCACCTTTGATGCTCACGAACGCTTGCACGGAACAGCCTCCTATAGCGTCTGGAAGCTTACCAAACTCGCTTTGCACAGTTTTATGTCTCTCAGCCTCTTTCCACTCAAAATGGCCGGGTATATCGGTATTATCATCACATTCATCTCTTTTGTTTCTGGTTCATATATCTTTCTGGGGAAATATTTTTTCGATTGGTATTGGGCGCTCACCTTTTCTGATTCTGAAGACCTCGCTATCTTCATTGTGTTCCTCGTAGGTATTCTCCTCATGTCTATCGGACTGATTTCTCTCTACGTTGCAAACATTCACGAGGAAGTCATCAAACGACCTCTCTATATAGTACGGAAAAATCGATCATAG
- a CDS encoding class F sortase produces MKMTVRHKIFWLLLGSGLVCGIGIFSPLVFFEKENSPVAVQTTNIISSDLDQEDETLSPLPVRLRIPKIGVDAMIDQMGVTQSGTMAVPNGPHTVGWFREGPRPGDVGSAVIDGHYGTWKNGEGSVFDNLSTLEIGDTVSVENATGTINTFIVREWRIYDPSIDTSDIFSSDDEQSHLNLITCEGVWDKDSKNYSKRLVVFTDKE; encoded by the coding sequence ATGAAGATGACAGTGCGACACAAAATCTTTTGGCTTCTTCTTGGGAGTGGTCTCGTTTGTGGAATAGGTATCTTTTCTCCCCTTGTTTTTTTTGAGAAAGAGAATAGCCCTGTTGCTGTTCAGACAACAAATATCATCTCTTCAGATCTTGACCAAGAAGATGAAACACTGTCTCCGTTACCAGTGCGTTTACGAATTCCCAAGATCGGTGTCGATGCCATGATAGATCAGATGGGCGTTACGCAAAGCGGAACAATGGCAGTACCAAATGGGCCACATACTGTTGGATGGTTTCGTGAGGGTCCACGTCCAGGAGATGTCGGGAGCGCTGTTATTGATGGACACTACGGCACTTGGAAAAACGGGGAGGGTTCAGTGTTTGATAATCTGAGCACACTTGAAATCGGAGATACGGTATCTGTTGAAAACGCAACCGGAACAATCAACACTTTTATCGTGCGCGAATGGCGGATATATGATCCGAGCATTGATACAAGCGACATATTCAGTTCAGATGACGAACAATCACATCTGAATCTGATTACTTGTGAGGGGGTATGGGATAAAGATTCGAAGAATTATTCAAAACGATTGGTTGTATTTACTGATAAGGAATAG
- a CDS encoding ice-binding family protein — translation MKLSNKILIVTAFTLCAFVFSEQRAQAATAPNLGVATGYSVFGNAGITNTGSGTHVWGDVGDNAFLHPGLISSQVAGTIDGAGNVAVVNAIASAYGDLAGESATGSLDLAGTNTVTPGVYTIGATTLNGTLTLNGAGVYIFRSSSSITTSGTAQVRLINGATPCNVFWQIPTSMTIGTNSAIVGSILTNTGLISLANGASLQGRAWAHTQVTMDNNQITEPVCTASLTARQ, via the coding sequence ATGAAATTATCCAATAAAATTTTGATAGTCACTGCTTTCACACTCTGTGCTTTCGTCTTTTCAGAGCAGAGAGCACAAGCGGCCACTGCTCCAAACCTCGGGGTGGCTACTGGCTATTCGGTCTTTGGTAATGCAGGAATCACCAATACTGGTTCAGGTACACACGTTTGGGGAGATGTAGGTGATAATGCCTTCCTCCACCCTGGACTCATCAGTTCACAAGTAGCCGGTACGATAGATGGAGCCGGCAATGTCGCTGTCGTGAACGCTATCGCTTCCGCGTATGGTGATCTCGCAGGAGAATCAGCGACAGGATCACTCGATCTGGCTGGTACGAATACTGTGACACCTGGCGTGTATACCATAGGAGCAACGACGCTCAACGGCACACTGACTCTGAATGGTGCTGGTGTCTATATTTTTCGTAGTTCATCAAGCATCACGACATCGGGTACGGCACAAGTGCGTTTAATCAATGGAGCTACCCCGTGTAATGTATTTTGGCAAATCCCTACTTCTATGACAATCGGCACAAATTCAGCCATTGTCGGAAGCATTCTCACCAATACAGGACTTATTTCACTTGCCAATGGTGCGAGCCTGCAAGGGCGAGCTTGGGCACATACCCAGGTGACGATGGATAATAACCAGATTACTGAACCGGTTTGTACTGCATCATTGACTGCTCGTCAGTAG
- the mscL gene encoding large conductance mechanosensitive channel protein MscL gives MFKEFKQFLLRGNVVDLAVGVVIGAAFGTIVTALVADILTPFIAAIVTVPDFSNLIFTLNGSKFLIGHFLNALISFVLISAAIFFFVVKPMNMLVARSHKGAPADPATMKCPECLSEIPKSAKRCSQCTQLVA, from the coding sequence ATGTTCAAAGAATTCAAACAATTTCTCCTCCGAGGCAATGTCGTCGATCTCGCTGTCGGTGTCGTCATTGGTGCAGCCTTCGGTACTATCGTGACCGCTCTCGTAGCAGATATTCTCACACCATTCATCGCTGCTATCGTCACGGTACCTGATTTCTCCAATCTCATATTTACCTTGAATGGGAGCAAGTTCCTTATCGGACATTTCTTGAATGCGCTCATTTCATTCGTTCTCATTTCTGCTGCTATCTTCTTCTTTGTGGTGAAACCGATGAATATGCTGGTTGCGCGTTCTCACAAAGGAGCGCCTGCAGATCCTGCGACGATGAAATGTCCTGAATGTCTGAGTGAAATACCCAAGTCTGCCAAGCGTTGCTCGCAGTGTACTCAGTTGGTCGCTTAG
- a CDS encoding DUF456 domain-containing protein — protein sequence MDIGIIIAVIVLFAVGLFGIILPALPGVGLIFTSILLYALYFGIDTVGAVTLSVLGVVAVFSIAIDYLASAYGAKRYGASKWGSLGAIFGGILGFIVLNFIGLLLGIFIGAIVGEFFVAKQDAQASLRAGMGSILGFLAGTVIKLLLGIAMILVFVISIWK from the coding sequence ATGGATATAGGAATCATTATTGCTGTTATTGTACTTTTTGCAGTGGGGCTTTTTGGTATCATTCTTCCAGCTCTTCCTGGGGTAGGGCTTATTTTTACGAGCATACTTCTCTATGCTTTGTATTTCGGTATTGATACGGTCGGAGCGGTGACGCTCAGCGTTCTCGGTGTCGTGGCAGTTTTCTCGATCGCTATCGATTATCTGGCTTCGGCGTACGGTGCGAAGCGATATGGTGCGAGTAAATGGGGAAGTCTCGGAGCGATATTCGGAGGTATTCTCGGTTTTATCGTACTCAATTTTATCGGACTTCTCCTCGGTATTTTTATCGGAGCTATCGTCGGAGAATTCTTTGTCGCCAAACAGGATGCGCAAGCCTCTCTCCGAGCCGGCATGGGTTCAATACTTGGGTTTCTCGCTGGTACCGTCATCAAACTCTTGCTCGGTATCGCCATGATCCTTGTTTTTGTCATCAGTATCTGGAAGTAG
- a CDS encoding DUF2130 domain-containing protein — protein MNDIVCPHCKKTFKVDEAGFADILKQIRDHQFEEELNERSRIAEKEKESAIKLAEATLQNALQGDLARKEAELVAVKAEKDRALALLASEKETELAEMKARMSNAELEKKLAVTEAINSIEKERDELAGKLKSKETEKQLLTSSLKEKYEGDLKLKDETIERLKDMKLKLSTKMIGETLEQHCETEFNKLRATGFQHAYFEKDNDAKTGSKGDYIYREADEMGNEIISIMFEMKNEGDETATKHKNEDFFRELDKDRTEKKCEYAVLVTLLEAENELYNTGIVDVSHKYEKMYVVRPQFFIPIITLLRNASMNSLQYKAELALVRNQNIDITNFEENMNTFKEGFAKNYQLASSRFKVAIEEIDKTIDHLQKTKDALLSSENNLRLANNKAEDLTIKKLTRGNPTMASKFSELSHGRKNILS, from the coding sequence ATGAATGATATCGTTTGTCCACACTGTAAGAAAACGTTCAAAGTCGATGAGGCTGGCTTTGCCGATATTCTGAAACAGATTCGTGACCATCAGTTCGAGGAAGAATTGAATGAGCGATCGCGTATCGCAGAGAAAGAAAAAGAAAGTGCCATCAAACTCGCTGAGGCTACTCTCCAAAATGCTCTCCAGGGAGACCTCGCTCGGAAAGAGGCAGAGCTCGTTGCAGTGAAAGCTGAGAAAGATCGTGCACTCGCTCTACTCGCATCGGAGAAAGAAACAGAGCTCGCAGAGATGAAAGCGAGAATGAGCAATGCAGAACTCGAGAAGAAGCTCGCAGTCACTGAAGCAATCAACAGTATCGAAAAAGAACGAGATGAACTCGCAGGAAAATTGAAAAGCAAGGAGACCGAGAAACAACTTCTCACGAGCTCACTCAAAGAAAAATATGAGGGTGACCTGAAACTGAAAGACGAGACCATCGAACGATTGAAAGATATGAAACTGAAGCTCAGTACGAAAATGATCGGTGAGACGCTCGAGCAACACTGTGAGACGGAATTCAACAAGCTCCGTGCTACGGGCTTCCAGCATGCCTATTTTGAGAAAGACAATGATGCAAAAACAGGAAGCAAGGGAGACTATATCTATCGTGAGGCTGATGAAATGGGGAATGAAATCATCTCTATCATGTTCGAAATGAAAAATGAAGGGGATGAGACGGCTACTAAACACAAGAACGAAGACTTCTTTCGTGAACTCGATAAAGATCGCACAGAGAAGAAATGTGAGTACGCTGTCCTCGTGACCCTCCTCGAAGCTGAGAACGAGCTTTACAACACGGGTATCGTCGATGTTTCTCATAAATATGAGAAAATGTATGTCGTGCGTCCGCAGTTTTTCATCCCTATCATCACACTGCTTCGCAATGCATCGATGAATTCTCTCCAGTACAAAGCCGAGCTTGCTCTCGTGCGAAATCAGAACATCGACATCACGAACTTTGAGGAGAATATGAATACGTTCAAGGAAGGTTTTGCGAAGAATTATCAGCTCGCCTCGAGTCGTTTCAAGGTAGCGATAGAAGAAATCGACAAGACCATCGATCATCTCCAAAAAACCAAAGACGCCCTCCTCTCATCAGAGAATAATCTCCGTCTCGCCAATAACAAAGCAGAAGACCTGACTATCAAAAAATTGACACGTGGCAATCCCACTATGGCGTCCAAGTTTTCCGAGCTTTCTCATGGAAGAAAAAATATTCTCTCATAG
- a CDS encoding NYN domain-containing protein, translated as MQKIENLAFIDGQNLYMGTAKRNQDPWRIDLMRFRIYLEKKYGVAKAYYFLGCVQEARQELYEEIQAAGFVLVFREHNTAMLGKKKGNVDSDIIFTVMKKLYKKENFQRVFLVSGDGDYKMLVDFLIEENRFGKILFPNRQFASSLYKKLGSEYFDYLDGVREKIAIKKEKGSLGN; from the coding sequence ATGCAAAAAATAGAAAATCTTGCATTTATAGATGGTCAGAACCTCTACATGGGTACAGCCAAGCGTAATCAAGACCCGTGGCGGATAGATCTGATGCGTTTTCGTATTTATCTTGAGAAGAAGTATGGAGTGGCGAAGGCTTACTATTTTCTCGGATGTGTTCAGGAGGCTCGGCAAGAGTTGTATGAGGAGATTCAGGCTGCTGGATTTGTATTGGTTTTCCGTGAACACAATACAGCAATGCTCGGGAAGAAAAAGGGAAATGTTGATTCGGACATCATTTTTACTGTTATGAAAAAACTCTATAAAAAAGAGAATTTTCAGAGAGTGTTTCTCGTGTCCGGTGATGGCGATTACAAGATGTTGGTGGATTTCCTTATTGAGGAAAATCGATTTGGAAAAATACTCTTTCCGAATCGACAGTTTGCTTCTTCGTTGTACAAAAAGTTGGGATCGGAATATTTCGATTATTTGGACGGGGTACGTGAGAAAATAGCCATAAAAAAAGAAAAGGGCTCCTTAGGTAATTAG
- a CDS encoding DUF4263 domain-containing protein gives MKIHLQKSNMSVQFHDEIFSNDNVVLNINFSGIKQGVTSTDSLRMSFYAYDKNTGQPKFSEILCFEEIKKLYENLNKISIIKDDSKIVSGKFIETTDELAGMLDGLKNIDLDILKLILDKFSGDEKIKTILESLSEIELKNLSAAHKHKSYQIELNNLEQLLGLEEGGSIVEEIKKHDNLSAYFAGQPEKIFQNWIEKNLWIFGVEYTQKHDARKIALFSEADLLMESMDGFLDLIELKRPKLEYDIFKYDASHKSYYLSPDLSKVIGQCLFYLQKMDEQKLVLEKEHKAKILRPRIKIIAGRTNNFNNEQFEALRMLNSNLNHIQIVSYDYLLSCGKKIVSHYD, from the coding sequence ATGAAAATCCACTTGCAAAAATCTAACATGAGTGTTCAATTTCATGACGAAATATTCTCAAACGATAACGTTGTGCTGAATATAAATTTTTCAGGAATAAAACAAGGTGTTACAAGCACTGATTCTTTAAGAATGTCTTTTTATGCATATGATAAAAATACTGGACAGCCAAAATTTTCTGAGATACTTTGTTTTGAGGAAATTAAAAAATTGTATGAGAATTTAAATAAAATTTCCATAATTAAGGATGACTCGAAGATTGTTTCTGGAAAATTTATTGAAACAACCGATGAGCTTGCTGGCATGCTTGATGGCTTAAAGAATATTGACCTAGATATTTTAAAATTAATCTTGGATAAATTTTCTGGTGATGAAAAGATTAAAACTATTCTTGAATCATTATCCGAAATTGAATTAAAAAATCTTTCAGCGGCACACAAACATAAATCTTATCAAATTGAACTGAATAACTTAGAGCAACTTTTAGGATTAGAGGAGGGAGGCAGTATAGTTGAAGAAATAAAAAAGCATGATAATTTGAGTGCATATTTCGCTGGTCAACCAGAAAAAATTTTTCAAAATTGGATTGAAAAAAATCTTTGGATATTTGGAGTTGAATATACACAAAAGCATGATGCAAGGAAAATAGCATTATTTAGCGAAGCTGATTTGTTGATGGAATCAATGGACGGTTTTTTGGATTTGATTGAGCTTAAAAGACCAAAATTAGAGTATGATATTTTCAAGTATGATGCCAGTCATAAGAGTTACTATCTTTCGCCAGATCTCTCAAAGGTTATTGGCCAGTGTTTGTTTTATTTACAAAAGATGGATGAACAAAAACTTGTTTTAGAAAAGGAGCATAAGGCGAAAATTTTACGACCTCGGATAAAAATTATCGCAGGCAGAACGAATAATTTTAATAATGAGCAGTTTGAAGCTTTGCGAATGCTGAATTCCAACCTCAATCATATACAAATAGTTTCTTATGATTACCTTTTGAGTTGTGGTAAAAAGATTGTTTCCCATTATGATTAA
- a CDS encoding HpaII family restriction endonuclease, whose translation MIKGNKGEWSEFYAFLKILTDGKMFTADKNLEILKDNFHIVLKIIREETESRKSYDISKQDGNVVIRDEKSEFCNIVEINKIKSKVAEIFEEMKNSNGTTFQVLSAEGVMKDLRCIQIKASNIHKADLTIVLHDKKSPEFPELGFSIKSMLGSPSTLLNASGATNFTYKVVESFSEASSENNISAVREKSKHVYDAGGHLEFVSMDNEGFRTNLRKVDSNFPQMIAEILKHYYKGKASKISDLVDSVSDDADFCKKLDLNKRDFAFKMKRFLSDVALGMTPKKEWDGYASAHGGYIIVKEDGDVVCYHIYNRDKFEDYLYDNTKLDTPSTTRHKFGDFYTENGEKRIKYNLQIRFVK comes from the coding sequence ATGATAAAAGGAAATAAAGGGGAATGGAGTGAGTTTTATGCTTTTCTGAAAATCCTTACAGATGGAAAGATGTTTACTGCAGATAAAAACCTTGAGATCTTAAAGGATAATTTTCATATTGTCTTAAAGATCATCCGAGAAGAAACAGAGAGCCGAAAATCTTATGATATTTCCAAGCAAGATGGAAACGTAGTAATCAGGGATGAGAAAAGTGAATTTTGTAATATTGTTGAGATAAATAAGATAAAATCGAAGGTTGCAGAAATTTTTGAAGAAATGAAGAATTCAAATGGCACCACTTTTCAGGTTTTATCAGCAGAAGGTGTGATGAAGGATTTACGGTGTATTCAAATCAAAGCTTCCAATATACACAAGGCTGATCTTACGATTGTTTTGCATGATAAAAAATCACCAGAATTTCCCGAACTTGGTTTCAGTATCAAATCCATGTTGGGTTCACCCTCGACACTCCTTAATGCATCTGGTGCTACGAATTTCACTTATAAAGTAGTAGAGAGTTTCAGCGAGGCTTCTTCTGAAAATAATATTTCTGCCGTGAGGGAAAAATCCAAGCATGTATATGATGCTGGTGGTCATCTGGAATTTGTTAGCATGGATAATGAAGGATTCAGAACAAATCTCAGAAAAGTGGATTCGAATTTTCCTCAGATGATCGCTGAAATTTTGAAGCATTACTATAAGGGTAAAGCCTCTAAGATTTCAGATTTGGTAGATTCTGTTTCTGATGATGCAGATTTCTGTAAGAAACTTGATTTGAACAAGAGAGATTTCGCATTTAAAATGAAGAGATTTTTATCTGATGTCGCTTTAGGTATGACACCGAAGAAGGAATGGGACGGTTATGCAAGCGCCCATGGCGGTTATATTATCGTCAAAGAAGATGGTGATGTTGTCTGCTATCATATTTATAATCGAGATAAATTTGAGGATTATTTGTATGACAATACAAAACTAGACACTCCTAGTACGACGAGACATAAATTCGGTGATTTCTATACGGAGAATGGCGAGAAAAGAATCAAATATAATTTGCAAATACGATTTGTGAAGTAA
- a CDS encoding DNA cytosine methyltransferase: MHKKKAQKEITFIDLFAGIGGFHIAFKNSGAKCVFSSEWNDAARKTYEANFKKVEPELFEKGYFAGDIEKVKPKEIPNFDILTGGFPCQPFSQAGFKKGFEDTRGTLFFNIVRIIKEKKPKAFFIENVRHLLKHDNGKTFATIKRVIEEELGYSFHYKIVKASDFNLPQHRARLFMVGFKNKKIPFSFPEPVKLKKKMSDIFGGKVEKEIGYTLRVGGRGSGINDRRNWDSYVVDGKVRKLTPIEGKKMMGFPSSYKFPVSESQAMKQLGNAVAVPAIQAVAKAIIESLNTYDKRK; this comes from the coding sequence ATGCACAAAAAAAAGGCTCAAAAAGAAATTACATTCATAGATCTGTTCGCTGGAATTGGAGGTTTTCATATTGCTTTTAAAAATTCAGGTGCAAAATGTGTTTTTTCTAGTGAATGGAATGATGCCGCAAGGAAGACTTATGAAGCAAACTTCAAGAAAGTTGAACCTGAATTGTTTGAAAAAGGATATTTTGCAGGAGATATCGAAAAAGTTAAACCAAAAGAGATTCCAAACTTTGATATTTTGACAGGAGGTTTTCCTTGTCAGCCATTCAGTCAAGCGGGATTCAAGAAAGGTTTTGAAGATACGAGAGGGACACTTTTTTTTAACATTGTTCGGATAATAAAAGAGAAAAAACCGAAAGCATTTTTTATAGAGAATGTAAGACATTTGTTGAAACACGATAATGGTAAAACGTTCGCAACAATAAAAAGAGTGATAGAAGAAGAGTTAGGGTATTCCTTTCATTATAAAATAGTTAAAGCCTCTGATTTTAATTTACCTCAACATAGAGCCCGTCTTTTCATGGTTGGTTTTAAGAATAAGAAAATCCCTTTCTCTTTTCCTGAACCAGTGAAATTGAAGAAAAAAATGTCTGATATATTCGGAGGAAAAGTTGAAAAAGAAATTGGTTATACATTAAGAGTTGGAGGCAGAGGTTCGGGTATAAACGACAGAAGAAATTGGGATTCTTATGTTGTGGACGGAAAAGTCAGAAAGTTGACTCCTATAGAAGGTAAAAAAATGATGGGATTTCCAAGTAGTTATAAATTTCCAGTATCAGAATCTCAGGCGATGAAGCAACTTGGAAATGCTGTAGCTGTTCCTGCCATACAAGCTGTCGCTAAGGCAATTATAGAATCATTGAATACTTATGATAAAAGGAAATAA
- the radC gene encoding DNA repair protein RadC, which produces MSKIKDLPKVDLPREKLARYGTEKLADYELLAILLGSGTKGLNVLQLSKRILKMLIRDGAEKITFEELLKTRGLGKAKASQIIAVIELGKRLQSNRNQEILSPEDVWKSCMDFRDSKKEHFVAFYLDTQNRLIERQIISIGTLNASLVHPREVFEPAVALHSASIIIAHNHPSGDLEPSPEDVEMTKKLVHAGKILDMPIFDHVIVTKDIYQSMKTLFKLENQSFDWS; this is translated from the coding sequence ATGTCGAAGATAAAAGATTTGCCGAAAGTTGATCTGCCGAGAGAAAAGCTCGCAAGATATGGTACAGAGAAATTGGCAGATTATGAACTCCTTGCCATTCTCCTCGGATCAGGTACGAAGGGGCTGAATGTTCTCCAATTATCCAAGAGAATTCTCAAAATGCTCATACGAGACGGAGCAGAGAAAATAACCTTTGAGGAACTTCTCAAAACAAGGGGACTCGGAAAAGCGAAGGCCTCTCAAATAATTGCCGTCATCGAATTAGGAAAGCGTCTGCAATCGAATCGCAATCAAGAAATACTCTCTCCGGAGGATGTATGGAAATCATGTATGGATTTTCGTGATTCGAAGAAAGAACATTTTGTTGCGTTTTATCTTGATACACAAAATCGTCTCATCGAACGACAAATCATCTCTATCGGCACGCTCAATGCGAGCCTCGTCCATCCGAGAGAAGTATTCGAACCAGCAGTCGCTCTCCACTCTGCGAGTATCATCATCGCTCACAATCATCCATCAGGAGACCTCGAACCTTCCCCGGAAGATGTGGAAATGACGAAGAAATTGGTGCACGCAGGAAAGATACTTGATATGCCGATTTTTGACCATGTCATAGTAACAAAAGATATATATCAAAGCATGAAAACTCTGTTCAAATTAGAAAATCAATCATTTGATTGGAGTTAA
- a CDS encoding sugar transferase, which produces MIVLAAITAYFLRGLPIFESYVSRVFNLTFNDYLDFAFTVAPFFIFILALEGLYRMRVTRRFWQEAYGVAKSITLGLIILIVAVFLNREWFSSRFVIIIGWFFAVIYVVSARYVIQRIQKWLLVNKGIGMHRVLLIGFNAKMEKMKTFLQMKKELGYRVVDHIDDASVSHIKDIRQMKGIDEIIIGDTSITDDEQAKLFDYCQINNILYRYFPTVLQTTNFSMQIFNGEPIIEFQHTPLDGWGRVLKRIYDLIAGFVLLVLFSPFMAIIALLIKLEDPDGPIIYKNERIGENGKKFLVYKFRYMLWKYCITDENKHLDEAMAYEQKLIVERNTRQGGVLYKIKDDPRKMRVGAFIERFSLDELPQFFNVLEGSMSLVGPRPHQEREVARYSEYHRRLLTIKPGVTGMAQVSGRSDLAFEDEFHLDVFYIENWSLWLDILVCFKTAGALLRRRKNSKK; this is translated from the coding sequence ATGATTGTCTTGGCAGCTATTACTGCCTATTTTCTTCGTGGACTACCGATATTTGAGAGCTATGTCTCTCGCGTGTTCAACCTGACGTTCAATGATTATCTCGACTTTGCATTTACCGTAGCGCCTTTCTTCATTTTTATCCTCGCTCTCGAGGGTCTGTATCGGATGCGAGTGACACGACGATTCTGGCAAGAAGCGTATGGCGTTGCCAAATCTATCACGCTCGGACTCATCATATTGATTGTCGCTGTGTTTCTCAATAGGGAATGGTTTTCTTCTCGTTTCGTCATTATCATTGGTTGGTTTTTTGCCGTTATCTATGTCGTCTCCGCCCGATATGTCATCCAGCGTATCCAGAAGTGGCTCCTCGTGAACAAAGGCATCGGTATGCATCGTGTACTTCTGATCGGCTTCAATGCCAAGATGGAAAAAATGAAAACTTTCTTGCAAATGAAAAAAGAACTCGGTTATCGAGTCGTCGACCATATTGATGATGCCAGTGTTTCTCATATCAAGGACATTCGACAGATGAAGGGTATCGATGAAATCATCATCGGTGACACGTCCATTACCGACGACGAACAAGCAAAACTCTTCGACTACTGTCAGATCAACAATATTCTCTATCGATATTTTCCGACCGTACTCCAGACAACCAATTTTTCGATGCAGATATTCAATGGCGAACCGATTATCGAGTTTCAGCATACACCGCTCGATGGTTGGGGACGGGTACTGAAACGCATTTACGATCTCATTGCTGGATTTGTTTTGCTCGTGCTCTTTTCACCGTTTATGGCGATTATCGCTCTTCTTATCAAACTCGAAGACCCAGATGGTCCCATCATTTACAAGAACGAACGTATCGGAGAAAATGGCAAGAAATTTCTTGTCTACAAATTCCGTTATATGCTCTGGAAATACTGCATCACGGATGAGAACAAGCATCTCGATGAAGCGATGGCGTATGAGCAGAAACTCATCGTAGAACGCAATACACGTCAGGGAGGGGTTCTCTACAAGATCAAGGATGATCCACGCAAGATGCGAGTTGGTGCCTTCATCGAACGATTCTCACTCGATGAGCTTCCACAATTTTTCAATGTTCTCGAGGGGAGTATGAGTCTCGTTGGTCCACGACCTCATCAGGAACGTGAAGTCGCACGCTATTCCGAGTATCATCGTCGCTTGCTCACTATCAAACCAGGCGTGACGGGTATGGCACAGGTGTCCGGACGCTCTGATCTCGCTTTCGAAGACGAGTTCCATCTCGATGTGTTCTATATCGAGAACTGGTCGCTCTGGCTCGATATTCTCGTCTGTTTCAAGACCGCTGGAGCTCTCCTTCGCCGTCGCAAGAACAGTAAGAAGTAG